In Pectobacterium brasiliense, a single genomic region encodes these proteins:
- the nuoK gene encoding NADH-quinone oxidoreductase subunit NuoK, producing MIPLQHGLILAAILFVLGLTGLLIRRNLLFMLISLEIMINAAALAFVVAGSYWQQPDGQVMYILAITLAAAEASIGLALLLQMYRRRQTLNIDTVSEMRG from the coding sequence ATGATTCCGTTACAACATGGGTTAATTTTAGCCGCTATCCTGTTTGTTCTGGGACTGACTGGTCTGTTGATTCGCCGTAACCTGCTGTTTATGTTGATCAGTCTCGAAATTATGATCAATGCTGCCGCGCTGGCTTTTGTCGTTGCAGGCAGTTACTGGCAGCAGCCGGATGGTCAGGTGATGTACATTCTGGCGATTACGCTGGCAGCGGCTGAGGCCAGTATTGGTCTGGCACTGTTGCTACAAATGTATCGTCGTCGTCAGACCCTGAATATTGATACAGTCAGTGAGATGCGCGGATGA
- the nuoJ gene encoding NADH-quinone oxidoreductase subunit J, with product MEFAFYTTGLIAILATLRVITHTNPVHALLYMVTSLMAIAGVFFSLGANFAGALSIIVYAGAIMVLFVFVVMMLNLGNSVEEQERNWLKPSVWIGPSILSLALLVIVVNAILSLKEQGITGTPVEAKAVGISLFGPYVLAVELASMLLLAGLVVAFHIGREDKRGDVVSKEGANQDVEKKITGERA from the coding sequence ATGGAATTCGCTTTTTATACCACAGGCTTGATTGCGATACTGGCGACATTGCGCGTCATTACGCATACCAATCCTGTGCATGCATTGTTGTATATGGTCACCTCGCTTATGGCGATTGCGGGCGTATTTTTCTCGCTGGGGGCTAATTTTGCCGGCGCGCTGAGCATCATCGTGTATGCAGGTGCCATCATGGTGCTGTTTGTGTTCGTGGTCATGATGCTCAACCTCGGTAATTCCGTAGAAGAACAAGAGCGGAATTGGCTGAAGCCTAGCGTCTGGATCGGTCCGAGCATTCTTTCACTGGCATTACTGGTGATTGTCGTCAATGCCATCCTTAGCCTGAAAGAGCAGGGCATAACGGGTACGCCAGTTGAGGCGAAAGCCGTGGGTATCAGCCTGTTTGGTCCTTATGTTCTGGCTGTTGAATTGGCATCAATGCTGCTGCTGGCGGGATTGGTTGTCGCTTTCCACATTGGTCGTGAAGATAAACGTGGTGACGTTGTCAGTAAAGAAGGCGCGAACCAGGACGTTGAGAAGAAAATAACGGGGGAACGCGCATGA
- the nuoH gene encoding NADH-quinone oxidoreductase subunit NuoH, with protein sequence MSWLTPELIEILISVGKAIVILLVVVTCGAFMSMGERRLLGLFQGRYGPNRVGWGGSLQLVADMIKMFFKEDWVPNFTDKVIFTLAPMIAFTSMLIAFAIVPITPTWGVADLNIGILFFLMMAGLAVYAVLFAGWASNNKYSLLGAVRASAQTVSYEVFIGLSLMGVVAQAGSFNMRDIVDSQEHLWNVIPQFFGFITFAIAGVAVCHRHPFDQPEAEQELADGYHIEYSGMKFGLFFVGEYIGIVTVSALMVTLFFGGWHGPILPPFVWFALKTGFFMMMFILIRASLPRPRYDQVMSFGWKVCLPITLLNLLATAAVILYNA encoded by the coding sequence ATGAGTTGGTTAACACCGGAATTAATCGAGATTCTGATCTCCGTCGGAAAAGCGATCGTGATTCTGCTGGTTGTGGTGACCTGTGGCGCATTCATGAGTATGGGTGAACGTCGACTGCTCGGCCTCTTCCAGGGACGTTATGGACCGAACCGGGTAGGTTGGGGCGGTTCATTGCAGCTTGTCGCTGACATGATCAAGATGTTCTTCAAAGAAGACTGGGTGCCGAATTTCACCGATAAGGTGATCTTCACACTGGCACCGATGATCGCGTTTACGTCAATGCTGATTGCCTTTGCGATTGTGCCGATCACGCCAACCTGGGGTGTCGCCGATCTGAACATCGGTATCCTGTTCTTCCTGATGATGGCAGGTTTGGCCGTTTACGCGGTGCTGTTTGCTGGCTGGGCAAGTAACAACAAATACTCGCTGCTGGGTGCGGTACGTGCTTCTGCTCAGACCGTAAGCTACGAAGTGTTCATCGGCCTGTCATTGATGGGGGTTGTCGCGCAAGCGGGCTCGTTCAACATGCGTGACATCGTCGATTCTCAGGAACACCTGTGGAACGTGATCCCGCAGTTCTTCGGTTTTATTACGTTTGCCATCGCAGGCGTGGCGGTGTGTCACCGTCACCCGTTTGACCAGCCTGAAGCTGAACAGGAACTGGCAGATGGTTACCACATTGAATACTCCGGTATGAAATTCGGTCTGTTCTTTGTCGGGGAATATATCGGGATCGTGACTGTTTCCGCGCTGATGGTGACCTTATTCTTCGGTGGCTGGCATGGTCCAATCCTGCCTCCGTTTGTCTGGTTTGCGCTGAAAACAGGCTTTTTCATGATGATGTTCATCCTGATTCGTGCTTCGTTACCCCGTCCGCGTTATGACCAGGTGATGTCTTTCGGTTGGAAAGTCTGTCTGCCGATAACGCTTTTGAATCTGCTGGCGACAGCGGCCGTCATTTTGTACAACGCTTAA
- the nuoI gene encoding NADH-quinone oxidoreductase subunit NuoI, translated as MTLKELVVGFGTQIRSICMVGSNAFKKRETRMYPEEPVNPPPRYRGRIVLTRDPDGEERCVACNLCAVACPVGCISLQKAETKDGRWYPEFFRVNFSRCIFCGFCEEACPTTAIQLTPDFEMGDYKRQDLVYEKEDLLISGPGKYPEYNFYRMAGMAIDGKDKGEAENEAKPIDVKGLLP; from the coding sequence ATGACATTGAAAGAGTTAGTGGTTGGTTTCGGCACCCAGATACGCAGTATCTGTATGGTGGGATCGAATGCTTTTAAGAAGCGCGAAACCAGAATGTATCCAGAAGAGCCTGTGAATCCACCGCCGCGCTACCGTGGTCGTATCGTGCTGACGCGCGATCCTGATGGTGAAGAGCGTTGCGTTGCCTGCAACCTGTGTGCGGTGGCCTGTCCGGTCGGCTGTATCTCATTGCAGAAAGCGGAAACCAAAGATGGTCGCTGGTATCCAGAGTTCTTCCGCGTCAACTTCTCGCGCTGCATTTTCTGCGGCTTCTGTGAAGAAGCCTGCCCGACAACTGCTATCCAGCTGACGCCGGATTTCGAGATGGGCGACTACAAACGTCAGGATCTGGTGTACGAGAAAGAAGATTTGCTGATATCGGGGCCGGGTAAATATCCGGAATACAATTTCTACCGGATGGCTGGTATGGCAATCGATGGGAAAGACAAAGGCGAAGCTGAAAACGAAGCTAAACCCATTGATGTCAAAGGCCTGTTGCCCTAA